One segment of Mycolicibacterium neworleansense DNA contains the following:
- a CDS encoding helix-turn-helix domain-containing protein, which yields MASPTDNQRPGAELVTWLAALRTLSAQACADTDLREVLCLVADTARTLLGFDFCGVLIPDANGDRLMVQGFSGLSEEYVERVNSDRPIRLDSGSPSSRAFHRGEPVSIRDVRGEPEFALWAGVAQEQGYRAIVAVPLVAGAGVLGTLNGYYASVHTFTRYEIERLILLANHAAIAVTSARRLDELRTLTGSLREQRDALARSEQIHERLLTVTLRSGGITGIAAALSDLIGRPVLIDDGRQAELARAGEGIEFPTPAARSASAECMSTEASATVEAVAAADGGSSGWLFAPVRLGTEVAARIWFPGEVETLDPLQIRAVEHASIVVSVELLREQTASEVESRLRGELLTDVLSSSGSLSDALLTRARRLGHDLSVSHVAIVATLAGPTEVATRRAWQRALTAVTELSSSYRPKPLVAMHGGMLVALWPRVADTSEPPGVIVQRAIAQVSQEITATAAAAASCADNVGEAYRIAKGALDIALQGGRSGATVTLEDLGIVGLLLQLNDPAKLAAFAARTLKPVIDYDANHRTELMTTLRSYFANRQDRNATATTLLIHSNTVAQRLRRIEQLCEVNLADPVTTMEFSSALMVHDVATRN from the coding sequence GTGGCTTCCCCGACGGACAATCAACGGCCCGGTGCGGAACTGGTGACGTGGCTGGCAGCGCTACGGACCCTCAGTGCTCAGGCCTGTGCCGATACCGATCTGCGGGAGGTGCTCTGTCTGGTTGCCGACACAGCGCGGACTCTGCTGGGTTTCGACTTCTGCGGCGTCCTCATCCCCGATGCGAATGGTGATCGGCTGATGGTGCAGGGATTTAGCGGCTTGTCGGAGGAGTACGTCGAACGGGTCAATTCCGACAGGCCGATCCGGCTCGACAGCGGATCGCCCTCGAGCCGGGCATTCCATCGCGGCGAACCCGTGTCCATCCGGGACGTCCGAGGCGAGCCTGAGTTCGCGCTCTGGGCCGGCGTCGCGCAAGAACAGGGATACCGTGCCATCGTCGCGGTACCGCTGGTGGCCGGCGCTGGCGTGCTGGGAACCCTCAACGGCTACTACGCCTCAGTGCACACGTTCACCCGGTATGAGATCGAGCGGCTGATCCTGTTGGCCAACCATGCCGCGATCGCAGTCACTTCCGCTCGCCGTCTCGACGAGTTGCGCACGCTCACGGGCTCATTGCGTGAACAACGCGACGCGTTGGCACGATCAGAACAGATCCACGAGCGCCTGTTGACGGTTACATTGCGTTCCGGCGGGATCACTGGGATCGCTGCCGCGCTGAGTGATCTCATCGGCCGGCCGGTGCTGATCGATGACGGGCGCCAAGCTGAGCTGGCCCGCGCCGGGGAGGGTATCGAATTTCCCACTCCCGCAGCACGTTCGGCATCGGCCGAATGCATGTCCACGGAGGCCTCGGCGACCGTCGAGGCGGTTGCCGCGGCCGACGGCGGTTCCAGCGGGTGGCTTTTTGCACCCGTGCGGTTGGGTACTGAGGTGGCCGCGCGGATCTGGTTCCCCGGCGAAGTCGAAACGCTTGACCCACTCCAGATTCGGGCCGTCGAACACGCGTCCATCGTGGTGTCGGTCGAGCTGCTGCGGGAACAGACGGCCTCCGAGGTGGAAAGTCGGCTTCGTGGGGAGTTGCTGACCGATGTGTTGTCCAGCAGCGGGTCCCTGTCCGATGCATTGTTGACCCGTGCCCGGCGGCTGGGGCACGACCTCAGCGTGTCTCACGTCGCGATCGTGGCAACACTGGCCGGGCCCACAGAAGTGGCCACCCGCCGTGCGTGGCAGCGTGCGCTGACGGCCGTGACAGAGTTGAGCTCGTCGTACCGGCCGAAGCCATTGGTGGCGATGCACGGCGGCATGCTTGTCGCGCTGTGGCCACGGGTGGCCGACACGAGCGAACCGCCCGGCGTCATCGTCCAGCGAGCGATCGCCCAAGTGTCACAAGAGATCACGGCCACTGCCGCCGCCGCTGCTTCCTGCGCCGACAACGTCGGCGAGGCCTACCGCATTGCCAAGGGAGCGTTGGATATTGCGCTGCAGGGCGGCAGATCCGGCGCCACGGTCACCCTCGAGGATCTCGGTATCGTCGGTCTGCTGCTCCAACTGAACGATCCGGCCAAACTCGCGGCGTTCGCTGCTCGCACGCTCAAACCGGTCATCGACTATGACGCGAACCATCGCACCGAGCTGATGACGACATTGCGGAGCTACTTCGCGAACAGACAGGACCGCAACGCGACCGCCACGACGCTGCTGATCCATTCCAACACCGTCGCGCAACGGCTGCGACGCATCGAGCAGTTGTGCGAGGTCAACCTTGCCGATCCGGTGACCACCATGGAGTTTTCGTCTGCGCTGATGGTCCACGACGTCGCCACGCGAAACTGA
- a CDS encoding maleylpyruvate isomerase family mycothiol-dependent enzyme has product MTIAEDVRAERATFADLLIKVGPSAPTGCGEWTALDLAAHLVGEERFGGVTTFVARSLVAGGLSVPATPRLVDKAMRMERRHGFTALVNRLRQPVPPLLLRPLVAPLTLFEYWTHHDDLIRCHNGVHSVPAALAEAVPLVLRYQLKKLPAGVRVTVGTNDGHCHWSAGPKRGPKVMLGGSPPDLIRWLSGRPAAGEITMTGPDATVQTLRAFTGRV; this is encoded by the coding sequence GTGACGATCGCTGAGGACGTCAGAGCCGAACGGGCGACATTCGCGGATCTGCTGATCAAGGTGGGGCCGTCTGCCCCAACCGGATGCGGTGAGTGGACTGCGCTGGACCTGGCGGCCCACCTCGTCGGTGAGGAACGCTTCGGCGGTGTGACGACCTTTGTCGCTCGGTCCCTCGTCGCAGGTGGGCTTTCGGTCCCGGCTACGCCGAGACTCGTCGACAAGGCAATGCGTATGGAGCGACGCCACGGGTTTACCGCGCTGGTCAACCGGCTGCGTCAGCCCGTGCCGCCGCTGCTGCTACGGCCGCTCGTGGCCCCACTGACCCTGTTCGAGTACTGGACGCATCACGACGATCTCATCCGCTGCCACAACGGAGTCCACTCCGTACCGGCGGCACTGGCCGAGGCCGTCCCCTTGGTGTTGCGATATCAACTCAAGAAACTGCCCGCCGGGGTGCGGGTAACTGTCGGCACCAACGACGGCCACTGCCACTGGTCGGCCGGGCCGAAGCGGGGTCCCAAGGTCATGCTCGGCGGTTCTCCCCCGGACCTGATCCGATGGCTGTCGGGGCGTCCGGCAGCAGGCGAAATAACGATGACCGGACCCGATGCCACCGTGCAGACACTCCGTGCGTTCACAGGCCGTGTCTGA
- a CDS encoding cellulose-binding domain-containing protein: MARLDNHVKRWSAALHVALAALVVAASGIAGIPAAHAAAAAARLSVSSTWQTGFIAHFTIVNASTVPMTDWRLEFDLPAGESISHTWSSNFTRYGTHYVLTPANWNRIIAPGGSATGGMRGVLSGFYSPPANCVLNGQYPCT, from the coding sequence GTGGCCAGACTGGACAATCACGTGAAGCGCTGGAGCGCAGCGCTTCACGTAGCTCTGGCGGCGTTGGTCGTTGCTGCCTCCGGAATCGCCGGCATCCCGGCCGCTCATGCCGCCGCGGCCGCCGCGAGGCTGTCGGTGTCATCGACATGGCAGACCGGCTTCATCGCGCACTTCACCATCGTCAACGCGAGCACCGTGCCGATGACGGATTGGCGGCTCGAATTCGATTTGCCGGCAGGCGAATCTATCTCGCATACCTGGAGTAGCAACTTCACCCGCTACGGCACGCATTATGTTCTCACTCCAGCGAATTGGAACCGCATCATTGCGCCGGGTGGTTCGGCCACCGGCGGCATGAGAGGCGTGCTGTCCGGCTTCTACTCACCGCCCGCGAATTGCGTACTCAACGGGCAATATCCCTGCACCTAG
- a CDS encoding LGFP repeat-containing protein, protein MRTIARQTAAVGLSAVVLVAVGCSNGNNVDTSMQPQVGLIATTTAVAPAQPAEVKLTGERDVEVTLTGPIAAKYSSATENQKAALGKPLTGDRNAGARESGVLFQQFQGGVITAKNAEAGTPGYITWGKIREAWNIPRDPEGVPAITGENGSVGPLGAPTSDETADGDLLVETFEHGKVSYNTKTHQVEVTVNDKVVPSGL, encoded by the coding sequence ATGAGGACGATCGCACGCCAAACCGCAGCTGTCGGCCTGTCCGCCGTCGTGCTGGTCGCCGTGGGCTGCAGCAATGGCAACAATGTCGACACCTCGATGCAGCCTCAAGTGGGGTTGATCGCCACCACCACGGCAGTAGCCCCGGCGCAGCCCGCCGAAGTGAAGCTCACCGGGGAGCGAGACGTCGAGGTCACGTTGACCGGCCCGATCGCCGCCAAGTACTCGTCGGCAACCGAAAATCAGAAGGCCGCCCTCGGCAAGCCGCTCACGGGTGATCGCAACGCCGGAGCACGGGAGAGTGGCGTGCTGTTCCAACAGTTCCAGGGCGGCGTGATCACCGCCAAGAACGCCGAGGCGGGAACGCCTGGATACATCACCTGGGGCAAGATCCGGGAGGCCTGGAACATCCCGCGCGACCCGGAAGGCGTCCCGGCGATCACCGGTGAGAACGGCTCGGTGGGGCCACTTGGCGCACCCACCAGCGATGAGACCGCCGACGGTGATTTGCTTGTCGAGACGTTCGAGCACGGCAAGGTTTCGTACAACACGAAGACCCACCAGGTCGAGGTGACGGTCAATGACAAGGTCGTACCGTCGGGGCTGTAG
- a CDS encoding MCE family protein, giving the protein MIILLVAVLTLTWMQFRGAFEEKTQLTVLSGRAGLSMDPGSKVTFNGVPIGRLASVDVITVDDSPQAELTVDVKPQYLKLIPQNVTAELKATTVFGNKYISFVSPPNPSPQRISPDTPIRAQGVTTEFNTLFETITAISEQIDPIKLNQTLTATAQALDGLGDKFGQSIVNGNDILADLNPRMPEIRRDTAGLADLGEVYANAGPDLFDGLTNAVTTARTLNDQRGNLDQALVAAVGFGNTGGDIFERGGPYLVRGAQDLVPVSEMLDRNSPALACSVRNYAQAAPKFADQTRNGYALELHDFLIGVGNPYVYPDNLPRVNAKGGPEGRPGCWQPVTKDLWPAPYLVMDTGASIAPYNHLELGQPLVTEYVWGRQIGENTINP; this is encoded by the coding sequence ATGATCATCCTTCTGGTTGCGGTGCTGACGTTGACGTGGATGCAGTTCCGGGGCGCTTTCGAGGAGAAGACGCAGCTGACGGTGTTGTCCGGGCGGGCCGGTCTGTCGATGGATCCAGGGTCGAAGGTCACCTTCAACGGTGTGCCGATCGGCCGGCTGGCATCGGTGGACGTCATCACCGTCGACGACAGCCCGCAGGCCGAGCTGACCGTGGACGTCAAGCCGCAGTACCTGAAGCTGATCCCGCAGAACGTGACCGCCGAGCTGAAGGCCACCACGGTGTTCGGCAACAAATACATCTCGTTCGTGTCGCCGCCCAACCCGTCACCGCAGCGGATCTCGCCCGATACGCCGATCCGCGCCCAGGGTGTGACGACGGAGTTCAACACATTGTTCGAGACGATCACCGCGATCTCCGAGCAGATCGACCCGATCAAGCTGAACCAGACGCTGACGGCCACCGCCCAGGCGCTCGACGGCCTGGGCGACAAGTTCGGCCAGTCCATCGTCAACGGCAACGACATCCTGGCCGACCTGAACCCGCGGATGCCCGAGATCCGCCGCGACACAGCGGGTCTGGCCGACCTCGGCGAGGTGTATGCGAATGCGGGCCCGGACCTGTTCGACGGCCTGACCAACGCCGTCACCACCGCCCGCACGCTCAATGACCAGCGGGGCAATCTGGACCAGGCCCTGGTGGCCGCGGTCGGATTCGGCAACACCGGCGGCGACATCTTCGAGCGCGGCGGGCCGTACCTGGTCCGCGGTGCGCAGGATCTGGTGCCGGTCAGCGAAATGCTCGATCGCAACAGCCCGGCACTGGCGTGTTCGGTCCGCAACTATGCGCAGGCCGCGCCGAAGTTCGCCGACCAGACCCGCAACGGCTACGCACTTGAGCTGCACGACTTCCTGATCGGCGTGGGCAACCCGTACGTCTATCCCGACAACCTGCCGCGGGTCAACGCCAAGGGCGGGCCGGAAGGCCGGCCCGGCTGCTGGCAGCCGGTGACCAAGGACCTGTGGCCGGCCCCGTATCTGGTGATGGACACCGGCGCCTCGATCGCGCCCTATAACCACCTCGAACTCGGCCAGCCGCTGGTGACCGAATACGTGTGGGGCCGTCAGATCGGCGAAAACACCATCAACCCGTAG
- a CDS encoding nuclear transport factor 2 family protein — protein MLDEFALRKLVHGYCRAVDRGDIVTLRSLYHQDAQDDHGAFSSGSVDAFLKTLIDTRPYLRSMQHHITTTNFAISGDRAEGEIYSIATHAFVVGDGETELVIGGRYLDKYEKRRGVWKFTARQIVTDWAHVHNPSTVDMSHPMTRATPLGSPGPDDPSYEFFSMLGQNAQR, from the coding sequence ATGCTCGATGAATTCGCACTGCGCAAGCTCGTGCACGGGTACTGCCGGGCGGTCGATCGCGGGGACATCGTCACGCTGCGGAGTCTGTATCACCAGGACGCGCAAGACGACCACGGTGCCTTCTCTTCGGGGTCAGTGGACGCTTTCCTGAAGACGCTCATCGATACCCGTCCGTATTTGAGGTCGATGCAACACCACATCACCACTACGAACTTCGCGATCAGTGGCGACCGCGCCGAGGGGGAGATCTACAGCATCGCCACCCACGCGTTCGTTGTCGGCGACGGCGAGACCGAGCTCGTCATCGGCGGTCGATATCTGGACAAGTACGAGAAGCGCAGGGGTGTATGGAAATTCACCGCCCGACAGATCGTCACCGATTGGGCACACGTACACAACCCATCGACCGTCGACATGAGCCATCCGATGACACGTGCCACGCCACTGGGTAGTCCGGGACCCGATGATCCGTCGTACGAGTTCTTCTCGATGCTCGGGCAGAACGCCCAACGGTAG
- a CDS encoding GMC family oxidoreductase, whose product MSPDAEFDFIIVGAGSAGCLLANRLSANPDHRVLLIEAGGKDNWFWIKVPVGYLYTIANPRTDWCFTTEADPGLAGRSIHYARGRVIGGCSSINAMIHMRGQASDYALWAQATGDDRWLWGGSDGPGETLAIYKELEDYFGGADAWHGTGGEIRVERPRVRWKILDAWQAAAAQMGIAPIEEFNRGDNSGSAYFHVNQRRGRRWSMADAFLHPIAHRPNLTVYTQTQALGLLMDSQVRDDQRRGAWTTARHRVTGLRLLKDGQIVEVRARREVILSAGAIGSPHLMQASGLGPAGLLAQHQVPVAVDLPGVGENLQDHLQLRTVYRVQGARTVNTLYRNWITRGGMGLQYLTLRSGPMTMPPSTLGAFAKSDPSLASPDLEWHVQPLSLPKFGEPLHRYAAITPSVCNLRPSSRGHVRLASADPLTDPKISCNYLSTDADRQIAVKGLRMTRQIMAAPALAPYGPQELLPGPQLVSDEDLQQAAGELGTTIFHPVGTCTMGAFDTQGLPRSGSTVLDTDCRVYRVAGLRVVDASAMPTITSGNTNAPVMLIAERAARAILG is encoded by the coding sequence ATGAGCCCCGACGCCGAATTCGATTTCATCATCGTGGGAGCAGGCAGTGCGGGTTGCCTGCTCGCCAATCGGCTGAGCGCGAACCCTGATCACCGTGTGCTCTTGATCGAGGCCGGCGGCAAAGACAACTGGTTCTGGATCAAGGTGCCGGTGGGCTATTTGTACACAATCGCCAACCCCCGCACTGACTGGTGCTTCACGACCGAGGCCGATCCAGGACTGGCCGGCCGCAGCATTCACTATGCGCGCGGTCGCGTGATCGGTGGCTGCTCATCGATCAACGCCATGATCCACATGCGCGGTCAGGCAAGCGATTACGCCCTGTGGGCGCAGGCCACCGGTGACGACCGCTGGTTGTGGGGCGGCTCGGACGGTCCCGGTGAGACGCTCGCCATCTACAAGGAGTTGGAGGACTACTTCGGCGGAGCCGACGCCTGGCACGGCACCGGTGGAGAGATCCGCGTCGAGCGGCCGCGAGTGCGCTGGAAGATCTTGGACGCCTGGCAGGCCGCCGCTGCCCAGATGGGCATCGCCCCGATCGAGGAATTCAACCGGGGCGACAACTCCGGCAGCGCCTACTTTCACGTGAACCAGCGACGTGGCCGCCGCTGGTCGATGGCCGATGCCTTCCTGCACCCCATCGCCCACCGCCCCAACCTCACCGTCTACACCCAGACCCAGGCTTTGGGACTGCTGATGGACAGTCAGGTCCGCGACGATCAGCGGCGCGGTGCGTGGACCACGGCCCGGCACCGGGTCACCGGCCTGCGGCTGCTCAAGGATGGCCAGATTGTCGAGGTCCGAGCCCGCCGGGAGGTGATCCTCAGCGCTGGGGCGATTGGCTCGCCGCATCTGATGCAGGCCTCGGGACTCGGCCCCGCAGGGCTGCTTGCCCAGCATCAGGTGCCGGTGGCCGTCGATCTGCCTGGAGTGGGTGAAAACCTCCAGGACCACTTGCAGCTGCGAACGGTCTACCGGGTCCAGGGCGCCCGCACCGTCAACACGCTGTACCGGAACTGGATCACCCGTGGCGGCATGGGACTTCAATACCTGACGCTGCGATCAGGACCGATGACCATGCCGCCCTCCACGCTGGGGGCGTTCGCGAAAAGCGACCCCTCGCTGGCCAGTCCCGATCTGGAGTGGCATGTGCAGCCCTTGTCGTTACCCAAGTTCGGCGAACCGCTACACCGTTACGCAGCCATCACCCCCTCCGTCTGCAATCTGCGCCCCAGCTCGCGTGGCCATGTGCGCCTGGCCAGTGCCGATCCGCTGACCGACCCGAAGATCTCGTGCAATTACCTGTCCACCGACGCCGACCGTCAAATCGCTGTGAAGGGCCTGCGGATGACCCGGCAGATCATGGCTGCGCCGGCGCTGGCTCCCTATGGCCCGCAAGAGTTGCTGCCCGGCCCGCAACTGGTGAGCGACGAAGACCTGCAGCAGGCCGCTGGTGAACTCGGCACGACGATCTTCCACCCGGTGGGTACCTGCACGATGGGAGCCTTTGACACACAAGGTCTCCCGCGGTCAGGTTCCACGGTGCTCGACACCGACTGTCGCGTGTATCGCGTCGCCGGCCTTCGCGTGGTCGATGCCTCGGCGATGCCCACGATCACTTCCGGCAACACCAACGCGCCGGTCATGTTGATCGCAGAGCGCGCAGCGCGGGCGATCCTGGGATAG
- a CDS encoding alpha/beta hydrolase, translated as MSSMWHGCLADTDYFEMRSSGGQDYGVWVTTPPGYNRAVARVPVVYVLDGNWAVGLTAPLIVTQMDPMQRIQPYIQVSVGYAGEQAQDWDRLRNRDFVPPGEPIAKELIDAVEMGLETGARTREESDAYLAELRDTHADVFLSFLTSELHPRIEHDYHTAASGHGLFGYSYGGLFSLYTWLTGSAVFESIAAGSPGIISEDSQIFAQLDELGDSRRGTRLHVTVNDRELLGDLAVYQSLAKNTATVLHRLKSRNEAVTSEILRETHVTGVQASFLSYLRTCRPL; from the coding sequence ATGAGCTCCATGTGGCACGGCTGTCTCGCCGACACCGACTATTTCGAGATGCGATCCAGCGGTGGGCAGGACTACGGCGTGTGGGTGACCACGCCGCCCGGCTACAACCGCGCCGTGGCGCGAGTGCCTGTTGTGTACGTGCTCGACGGGAACTGGGCTGTGGGCCTGACGGCTCCGCTCATCGTCACCCAGATGGACCCGATGCAGCGGATCCAGCCCTACATCCAAGTCAGCGTCGGCTACGCGGGCGAGCAAGCACAAGACTGGGATCGTCTGCGCAACCGAGACTTCGTGCCACCGGGCGAGCCCATCGCCAAGGAACTCATCGATGCCGTGGAGATGGGGTTGGAGACCGGCGCGAGGACCCGAGAGGAATCCGACGCCTACCTGGCCGAATTACGCGACACTCATGCCGACGTGTTCCTGAGCTTCCTCACTTCCGAGCTGCATCCGCGGATCGAACACGACTATCACACAGCCGCAAGCGGTCACGGTCTTTTCGGCTACTCCTACGGCGGACTTTTCAGTCTCTACACCTGGCTCACCGGCAGCGCCGTCTTCGAGAGCATCGCAGCGGGCAGCCCCGGCATCATCTCCGAAGACAGTCAGATCTTCGCCCAGCTCGATGAGTTGGGCGACAGCCGGCGTGGCACCAGACTTCACGTAACTGTCAACGACAGAGAGCTTCTCGGAGATCTGGCCGTCTACCAAAGCCTCGCGAAGAACACGGCCACCGTCCTCCATCGCCTCAAGTCCCGCAACGAAGCGGTCACCAGCGAGATCCTGCGCGAAACGCACGTGACTGGCGTGCAGGCCTCGTTCCTCAGTTACCTCAGGACGTGTCGGCCTCTGTGA